GGGCGATTCTACCCCTGCATGCGAAAAGCCCGCCTTGCGGCGGGCTTTTGCAGCGGTAGAGTCGACCGTTGGTCGACTGGCGTTGGAGAAGTCGACCAACGGTCGACTCTACCCGGCTTATTTCTTTTTGACCGGGGCCGGTGCCGTGGTTGCCGGCAGCGGCTCGCCACCATGGCGCTTGGTCATCCACCACTGCTGCAGCAGGCCCAGGCCGCCGTTGACCACCCAGTACAGGACCAGGCCCGACGGCATGAAGGCCATCATGAAGCCGAAGACGATCGGCATGAACTGCATCATCTTCTGCTGCATCGGGTCCATGCCCGGTGCCGGGGTCAGCTTCTGCGTGGCCCACATCACCGCCACGTTGATGACCGGCAGGATGAAGTACGGGTCGCGTGCGGTCAGGTCCTGGATCCAGCCCAGCCACGGCGCCTGGCGCAGCTCGACAGACTCCACCAGCACCCAGTACAGGGCGAAGAAGATCGGCATCTGGATGAGGATCGGCAGGCAGCCGCCCATCGGATTGATCTTTTCCTTCTTGTACAGCTCCATCATCGCGGTCTGGAACTTCTGGCGGTCATCGCCATAGCGTTCCTTCAGCTGCGCGATGCGCGGCTGGAAGCGACGCATCTTCGCACCGCTCTTGTACTGCACGGCCGACAGCGGGTAGAGCACCAGCTTCAGCAGCACCACCAGGCCGACGATGGCCCAGCCCCAGTTGCCGACCAGCTTGTGCACCTGGTTCAGCACCCAGAACAGGCCCTGGCCGATCACCGCCATCATCGAGAAGCGGCTGTAGTCGACCACGCGGTCCAGGCCCGGCACGTCTTCCTTGGCAATCTGGTTCACCAGCTTCGGGCCGACCCACAGGCGGGCTTCGGTGCTGGTGGACTGGCCGGGGGCCACGGTGAAGGCCGGGCCACGTGCTTCGATCAGGTCACGACCTGCCACCTGCGACAGCACGTAGTGCGCGGTCTGATCCTTCTGCGGAATCCAGGCGGTGAAGAAGTGGTGCTGCAGCATCGCCAGCCAGCCGCCGGTGATGTTCTGGTTCAGCGCGCCATCGTCCAGGTAATCCTTGAACGCACGGCGCTGGTACTTCTTGTCGTTGTCATACCAGGTCGCGCCGTTGAAGCTGAACGAGTCCGGGTTGGTCATGTTCCGCGACAGGATGGTCGGGGTACGGTCCAGGGTGCGGTAGACGTAGCCGTTCCACGGGGCAGCGCCGGTGTTGCTGACCTCGTCCTTGAAGCGCACGGCGTACTCGTTGCGCGAGACGGTCAGGGTGCG
Above is a genomic segment from Stenotrophomonas sp. ESTM1D_MKCIP4_1 containing:
- the yidC gene encoding membrane protein insertase YidC, with protein sequence MNQTRVFLIFAWLMVAVLLWMEWSREKAAPTPAPTTTSVQAAAQSVPGATPGSIPSAQVPGAPGQAAVQAQASATPAAQRVTVTTDVLRLVLDGGRVLDAELLQFPQSKDEGSPPVRLLTENPAHPYSAISGWASEDKNTPVPGADGFKLVGDVHDFVLADGQNQLQIPFVWTADNGVTIKRTLTVSRNEYAVRFKDEVSNTGAAPWNGYVYRTLDRTPTILSRNMTNPDSFSFNGATWYDNDKKYQRRAFKDYLDDGALNQNITGGWLAMLQHHFFTAWIPQKDQTAHYVLSQVAGRDLIEARGPAFTVAPGQSTSTEARLWVGPKLVNQIAKEDVPGLDRVVDYSRFSMMAVIGQGLFWVLNQVHKLVGNWGWAIVGLVVLLKLVLYPLSAVQYKSGAKMRRFQPRIAQLKERYGDDRQKFQTAMMELYKKEKINPMGGCLPILIQMPIFFALYWVLVESVELRQAPWLGWIQDLTARDPYFILPVINVAVMWATQKLTPAPGMDPMQQKMMQFMPIVFGFMMAFMPSGLVLYWVVNGGLGLLQQWWMTKRHGGEPLPATTAPAPVKKK